Part of the Drosophila santomea strain STO CAGO 1482 chromosome 2L, Prin_Dsan_1.1, whole genome shotgun sequence genome is shown below.
CCTCCATTACCATTAAGCATAAGGGAAGATGCTAGGAAACGGAGCATGGTTCCCAATTGGTTGTCGAATAATATGTGACTAATAAATATGTGTCTTAAGCTTTAGCTTAAGCTGTGTTTAAACAACACtatttcttaaataatttcaaagtGACGTATTAACCTTTTTCAGACTTCACAGTATTTATTTCCAACAGCTTCATGCCAATGcaaaatatattgaaatattcACTTTCATTCAATTGGTATAACAAAGCCGGAACTGAAATATATTAGATGAAAAACAACTGTCTACAGAGCACTGAATTTATATGTGTGCCTTTTTTTCAGGCTTCTGTTATTGACCCAATTGTTGGCTTGGATTCTATTTAGACAAATGTTGCCTTAAATTTGCCAACaagtaaaaaaataataataaaaagcctTACCATGGCTGCGAAATAAAAGTATGTTTATCGGGTATTGTGATTGGCACTACAAATAAGAAAATCTAATATgctctctcttgtttataagtaatgcatatttttgcataacaaataaAGCCTTGTGTCTATTAATTAAAGTAAGACGCAGTCTGGTTGGAACATTCGGAGCAATAAGACTGAGAGCATCGGGTTATATTGAACTGTGCGAAGTGCTAAAGTCGCGATTTATTGCTGTAGTTTTTCCAGCGAACTGCGGCTTGCAAAGGCAGCAGGTTCTGGCTTATCTATAAATAAGTGGCGATCAAGTGTGAAAGCTCCAGTCTTGTCTAACCCGTCTAGCATTATAGCCATGCGTTGCCTAGCTTTCGTCGCCCTCTGCCTGTTTGCTCTTTTGGCCTTTGCCGTGGGCCAGGAGGTCTTTTGCCCATGTCCTCGCAACTATGATCCTGTGTGCGGATCGGACTCCGTGACCTATAGCAACCAGTGTGACTTGAACTGTGCAGTTAAAAACGGACGCTCCATTACCGTGGAAAAGAAGGGAAAGTGCTAGGAAACGGAGCCTGGATCGCAACTGGTTGTCGACTAACATTTGTATGATGAAAAGTGAATAAATCATTAGTATGTGTAAATAACTTATAAGTACCTATGCTTCTGGTATCGGACGAAGTTTAAACTACAAATGctattgtttaaatattttgtggtACAAATAAACACAGAATCAAACAATTTCCAAAGTGCAGTAATtacttaacattttttcagACTACGCAGTATTTATTTCCAATAGTTTTATGCCAATATAAAAAAATCCATTTAAGTAAACAGATTTATTCAATTGGAATAACAAAGGCGGAATTAACATAAATTAGATAAAAAACAACTGTTCACAGAGAACTGAATTTCTTTGGCTGGGAATCGTTTTAACACATATGTTGTTAAATACTTaagcaaagaaaaaacgcAATATATGGCATTCAAATCAGTGTcactttatttaaaaatgaacaagtaattacatttttaaatccCAATTTATAATGTGAAAGATAAGTTTATTAAAAGTTACTCattattgtttaaaattcGCGCAAGACACGCTTCGTAATCTTTGGTAGCAAAGGCCACTTGATCGAAAGTAGTAGGTTCATAAATCACTGCAACCCTCGGAAGTGGGTACTAGTTTTTCCCAGTGTCGCGTTTCGTACGATTCGTATTGGCGATAAAGTGTTCAAGCGCTATCAAATGCAATGCCAAATACTCTGGCTGATAAGCtgatttatttctttttttttcacattgaTGATTAATACAAGGCACTTGTATGATTTGATTTCTGgatttttctttgattttgcttTGGTTCTTCTGTCGAAGggattgtgtgtgtttttagCAGGTTCCGCTCCTCAGAACTCCCATACTGCGTCCCTGGCGTTCGACACTGCGGCGTACACAGTCGAATTCGCAGCGATTTGGATAGGTGACCAGGTTGGATCCACAAACGGGTTCGTAGTTCCGGGGACAGGGACAGAATGGCTTCTCCACCTTCTCCGTGTCATCGCAGCTAATTGGCGATATGGCGAGGGCCAGGAAGAGGCACAGGGCCACTAAAACGCTGAGGAATTTCATTGTTACTGGGTTAATCCACTTGCTAGACTGATTCGATACTGGAGCTCCACATATTTGTTCATTCACTGGAGCTTTGACTGGCTTCGATTTGGTCACCTATCTTATCAGCACTCGTGGTGCTTTGAAGTAGtgggtgttttttgtttttttagtACATTGTGATTGGCTTGCAGTTGAGATACGAGCTACGAGTATTCCAGTTCCTACAGTTTGCTATGCTAAGTATATGCATTGCGaattatttgaataatttatggGCTCCGGCACTTCCAGCTTAATTACTTATTTAGCTTATCGCAGAACCAAACACGCAATTGTTTATAGTCGAAAAAAAAGCTCACACAGAAAAGCTAAACAATACTCACTCTATTACTCACTACATTCAAGAGCTTTTCCCCCATTTCTCTCTGCCTTCTTATCAGCGATCAGGTATAGTCGAGGGAATTTCCCACTCTACACAAAATTTACATGCACTTTGCTTCGCTTTTTTAAGAGGCACGGCAATTAATGAAACGCCAGCCTTTTTGTGAGTCAATTTACACGAGACTAGctattcaatttcaattgccaTTCAATTTCCATTAGCTTGGCTGCCTGGCCCCTGGGGAAATCCAGCTAAGTTAGATCCAGTTGTGGAGTCACTGCCGCCATGAGAGGTCTACTTCTGGTTCTGATGCTCTTCATTTTCGCCATTCTGACGGCCCGGGCTCTAAACTGCCAGCCGTGTAAGTTACTGGAAGCCCGCAAGGCACATGCAAATGAAACGAGTACCCAGCAGATGTGAGAAAAAGTGCCGAGTGTTGGATGTTTTTGATGTTTTGGGGGTCGCGAGAGCAGTGCGAAGTAATCAGCAGCTTGTTTGACTAATTAGCAAAActtacgcacacacaaacactcacaAAGGCATCGACAACTTTTATTCACACTCTCGACAAACGACTTATTCGAAACTCAGTCTTAATTGAATGCTCGCAGCGAAACGACGACGTGTTCCGCACAGTAAAACCTATTCACTCCATAAATCCGTAAATCGTAGAAAAAACATGAAGTTTCTGACTTTGCTGCTCGTCTTGGGCCTGTTGATCGCCCTCCTTGCCGGATCCTCGGAGGGCAGCTTTTGTCCTTGCGATCTGAAGACCAAGGGCAGTGAGGTCTGCGGCTCGAATGGTGTTACCTTCAAAAACCGCTGCGAGTTCGAGTGCAGCCAAAGGGATTACAAGAAACTTGGACGCACCCTGAACATCCGGAATGAAGGACCTTGCAGCTCGACGATCTGAAATGTTCTTACAACTTCGGTCCGAAATGAGATTGCAGTCGAAACCATAGATACTGTAGTGATGAGTGCGGTGAGATAGTTCTTGAGATGAGTAACTAACTATCAAAAGCTTAATACTCTTGCTGAAACCATCGGAAAATGCTTTCTCTCGTTTATCAGTAATGTATATTATAACCAAGATactcaaaacaaataaagccttgtgtttattaattaaactGAAACGCAGTCTTGGTAGAACATTCGGTGGAATAGCACTGCGGGTATCggataatttttcattttctaggGCAATATGAAGTTCTTGGCTATGATGGCTCTTTTGGGCCTTTTAGCCATGTTATTTGTGGCTTCATCGGAGGCCAGCTACTGTCCCTGTAATCTCCGAAAGGCAGAGGTCTGTGGAACCAATGGGGTCACCTACCAAAATCGGTGTGTTTTCGAGTGCACTCAGCGGGAATATAGAAAGCTCGGAAGAAATCTGAACATCCGAAAACTGGGATCTTGTTCAGCTATACGATTCTCTTGATACAGCAATTACTTCATACttaaatgaataaacaaaaaataataaagaataaCGAATTATATCATCAGCACTAGACTCGATGagctttttttctttaaacgATTTCAAGTGTTCACTTGAATATGAATAAGCTGTGTGGTGTTATTTTCGGAAATACTATATGTGTATGCATGTATTCGCGTAATGCGCCATTAGTTTAATGGCATAGACGCCTTTCTGGACTTGTAGTTCTCAATAATCATCTGtattttagtttatatatGAATTCTcctaaataataaattctgTATCACCTGATCTTATTTACAATTAAAGTGCATTTATAGAGGTACATATAAGAAAGTTGCATTTCTGTTGTATAATCTGTTTCTCGACGCAGCGCATCGGTGTGTATTATATGCAAAAAACGCCATTCAATGCTAATTAAAATCGCCGCCGAGCGCGTCATCACCTCGTTAATCAACTGGTGACTTTAGGTCGGAGCTTATTTTCATTGACACTTTTGGTTCCAGCAGCTCGAAGGCGCTTTCGGCACCGATTAAACAGTCGCCTCACGCACATCAATCAAATTTATGCATAATTAATCGTTCGCCGGCAGCGATTCGATTTTCTGGAGGATGGCTGATGGTTGggatttgatttattaacTCTGCACACTGGCTTGACTAATTGAATCCCAATACGTGCGTCGCTCAACATCCAAATTGGGTGCAAACAAGCCAACTGGCTGATACTGAAGGCGGAGTACTAACAAGCCCCAAAAAGCAAGTCTAATAAATGTAATGGGCCGCTTTTACGGGATTCAGTGGAGCTACTGCCATTGGATTTATGACAGGAAGCTGACAGCTGCAGTCCGGAATTCTACTGGCCACAATGTTATTAAAAAGATAATAATAAGCGGGTTGAATCACAGTCCTATATGGGGTTTTATCTCGTTCCAGAGAAAGATTATATTATATCAGCTCATTTCAGCGCAGCTCCTAAGTAAGTAAGTTGAAAACCTAAGTTCAACCACTTAATACAATATTTCTAATAGCCATATTTGCTAATAAAACTTGTAAGTTCACATATTACCAAAAAACCTTATTACCTATGTAAAAATGAGTAAGGTTTCCAACTGTTCGTTAGCAcaatcaatatttttgtttaccttATTTAGAGTGTGAAGTAATTCCCCTCGTTTTGGATTGgtttatacttttatatttcTGTTAAATAGTCACAATGGGTACAGAAAACTAGATTACATTTACCCGTTTAACTGACTCGCTCTATGCAAATAACTTATATGGGCAAATACCAATTTGTAATACCAATTTGTAACGAAAGTGCCCTAATGCCGAACATTTATCAGTCAGTGACTTGGCTGCCAGCTTATCAAACAGAGCCAAAGCAGATAAAATGATAATATTTGGCCGAAAGAGGATTGCCCCGCCTGGAGTcataacaataacagcaagATAGTGAAGGTCGGTTTGGTTGGGGGCGGCAAACGAAAAACAGGCAAATAAACCGGTATTGATGTGTGGAAATTTACATGTGGAACCTACTTATGACAACGACAATCTCAACAAATGacaacaaaccaacaaaatcgtatcgctgctgccgctgttttTGTAATCGATTTCTGATAACAAGTATTTGATAAGCGTAAACCTATTGACAGCACTAAATAgcagcccaaaaaaaaaataaaataaaatgctggATGAGAGACCGCCCAACTCAAATTTGCTGATGCTCAAGGGTTGTCAgactgtgtctgtgtgtgtgttggacATAAAAAATGGCATGGATaaggcgaaaaaaaaggggaaaatgcGGATCAGGAAAAACCGTAGCATATGTTTAGGCGCGTGTGCTAAATTCGTAAATATATCTGGGGCTACCGGATTAGTGGGAGCTGATTTTAAATATGCCAAGCTGGAGCTGGTGAAGGGGAGCTGGTACACCCCGAATTTTGTgatatgattaaatatttacataataaaaaatgtaggccgtgtatatatttatttattcgagCCGGAGCAGC
Proteins encoded:
- the LOC120447460 gene encoding uncharacterized protein LOC120447460; protein product: MLAAKRRRVPHSKTYSLHKSVNRRKNMKFLTLLLVLGLLIALLAGSSEGSFCPCDLKTKGSEVCGSNGVTFKNRCEFECSQRDYKKLGRTLNIRNEGPCSSTI
- the LOC120447466 gene encoding trypsin inhibitor ClTI-1, which translates into the protein MKFLSVLVALCLFLALAISPISCDDTEKVEKPFCPCPRNYEPVCGSNLVTYPNRCEFDCVRRSVERQGRSMGVLRSGTC
- the LOC120447473 gene encoding uncharacterized protein LOC120447473, translating into MKFLAMMALLGLLAMLFVASSEASYCPCNLRKAEVCGTNGVTYQNRCVFECTQREYRKLGRNLNIRKLGSCSAIRFS
- the LOC120447513 gene encoding uncharacterized protein LOC120447513; translation: MRGLLLVLMLFIFAILTARALNCQPCKLLEARKAHANETSTQQM